The Bacteroidota bacterium region TGTATTCGCTTAACTGCATTTCCACAGCACGTTTATACTCATTGTGTTTTTTTTCTAATGCACCTAGTCTAAACCAATTTGTTTTAAAATCATCAAGTTTCTTTTTATACAAATCCATTAAGTCTTCCAGCTCATCTGATTTAACGCCTACCTGATTACTGCCTACGTTTTTATTTGCCAGCATTAAATCTTTTTGAAACACAATGGTTTCTTTGTCTGCTTTAAAATCGGCTAAAGCGGCATTGATATTGTTGAGTGAGTCTTCTAATTCAATTATATCGGTTGGCTTTTCGGTTTTATTTTGTGCATTGTTCCTACTGCTTACCGATAGCAATGTAAAACCGGCATCGCTTTTTACTTCTAAACTGTTTATATTGATATAGGGTGAAAGCTTGTCGAAAATAATATTGTAAACACCTGCTTCTACATTTACTTTAGCTATGCGTGTTACCTGTGCTTGTCCACTGAAGACGGTAACATGTGTAATGGTGCTATGTACTTTTTTTTCTGTACTTTTTTTATTGGTAGTAATAAAATCGTCTTGAACACTTCCCGTTTGTGCCGATAAACTTAAGGTAAAAAAAAGTGTAATAGTTACAAGTATGGATTTATGTTTTTGCATAAAGGGGTAAACGATTGAATGGGTGTTTTATTGTTGCGTTTTAAAATTTAGTACTAAACATTACAAAGGAATGTTTCCATGTTTTTTTCTAGGAAGGTTTACTACTTTATTTTCTAACATTTTAAATGCTTTTATCAGTTTACTTCTTGTTTCTTCAGGAAGTATTACCTCATCAATAAATCCACGTTCGGCTGCACGGTACGGATTGGCAAATAAATCGGCATACTCTTTTTCTTTTTCAACAAGTGCCTGAGCTGGATTAGCTGCTTTATCAATGTCTTTTTTAAATATAATTTCTGCAGCACCTTTTGCTCCCATTACCGCTATTTCGGCTGTTGGCCATGCAAAATTCATATCAGCACCTATGTGTTTGGAGTTCATTACATCGTATGCACCACCATATGCTTTACGCGTAATTACGGTAACTCTTGGAACGGTTGCTTCGCAAAAGGCATATAATAGTTTGGCTCCATTGGTAATAATGGCATTCCATTCCTGATCGGTTCCTGGTAAAAATCCGGGTACATCTTCAAATACTAATAAAGGTATGTTAAAGCTATCGCAGAAGCGCACAAAACGGGCTGCTTTTTGCGATGAATGTATATCTAATACACCTGCCAGATAAGCTGGCTGGTTGGCTACAATACCAATACTTCTTCCCGCTAAACGAGCAAAACCAACTACTATATTTTCAGCAAAATTTTTGTGTACTTCATAAAAGCTTTCTTCGTCTATTGTTTCGTTGATAACGTCTCTTATATCGTATGGCTGGTTGGCATTTTCCGGTATAATATTGGCTAAAGCAGTTCTGGTTTCATCAGTTGCTTCGTAAATGAAATCGGGTGTTTTTTCTTCGCAGTTTTCCGGAATGTAGCTGATTAATTTTTTTAATTGGTTGATACAATCAATTTCATTAGCAGCTGTAAAATGGGCTACACCACTTTTGGTAGAATGTACTGAGGCTCCCCCTAAATCTTCACTTGATACTTCCTCATGTGTAACGGTTTTTACTACGTTAGGGCCTGTTACAAACATGTAACTGGTATTTTCCACCATCATAATAAAATCGGTAATAGCCGGGCTATAAACTGCTCCACCTGCGCATGGCCCCATAATGGCTGATATTTGTGGTATTACGCCACTAGCCATTGTGTTTCTGTAAAATATATCGGCATAACCGCCTAAGGAAACTACTCCTTCCTGAATACGTGCACCACCGCTATCATTTAAACCAATTAACGGAGCTCCATTTTTCATGGCTAAGTCCATTAATTTACAAATTTTTTCAGCGTGTGTTTCTGATAATGAACCTCCAAATACGGTAAAGTCTTGGGAGAATGCATATACCAATCGGCCATTGATATGACCGTAACCTGTTATTACACCATCACCTAAAAACTGTTGGTTTTCCATACCGAAATCTTTAGAGCGGTGCATTACAAAAGCACCTATTTCTTCAAAGGTACCTTCGTCAAATAAAAAGTGAAGGCGTTCTCTTGCGGTTAATTTTCCTTTTTTATGTTGTGATGCAATTCTATCAATTCCGCCACCAAGTAGCGATTGTTCACGTAGTTGTATGAGTTGTGTGCGTTTATTCATTTTGTGTAAATACCGAGTGCGCAAATTAGCAATTTACTTGAAATGCGCATGTGATTTTACTTAACATGAAACGCACATTTTTTCATGAATTTTCAAATAATATGCTTTATTGCAGGTAACAATGAGCAGCCCTAGAAACAATATTATATTACAAATGTGGAATATGGTAAGTTCAAGGTGTATTATATTGGTTCAACAGGTATTGGAGAATACTCTATTACTGATTGTACCTAACGATGCTTCCTCTTTAGAAGGATTGAAACTAATAAACTTGTTATAATTTTTTCTTTTACTTAGGACGGTAAGCACTTTTCTTTAATATTTCGTCCCAATTGGTTTCCGCCATTACTTCTTGTAGCGAAGCATTGGTTTTGCTTACATAGTTTTCCAATATTTTATAACCACAAAATACCCCCAATGCAGGCGCACTTTCCTGCGGAATACCAACAGCCGCGGTAAAAGGCCCATCGTTTAAATAACGCATATAGTCATTCGGTTGTTGGTTATACAATAATTTTTGGTCAACAAAATAACTCCAAATTTGAGCCTCACTTCCCTGACACCAATCCATTTGTTTTTTAGTATAACCAAACACCAAAGTATCGTCCAGCT contains the following coding sequences:
- a CDS encoding acyl-CoA carboxylase subunit beta, with amino-acid sequence MNKRTQLIQLREQSLLGGGIDRIASQHKKGKLTARERLHFLFDEGTFEEIGAFVMHRSKDFGMENQQFLGDGVITGYGHINGRLVYAFSQDFTVFGGSLSETHAEKICKLMDLAMKNGAPLIGLNDSGGARIQEGVVSLGGYADIFYRNTMASGVIPQISAIMGPCAGGAVYSPAITDFIMMVENTSYMFVTGPNVVKTVTHEEVSSEDLGGASVHSTKSGVAHFTAANEIDCINQLKKLISYIPENCEEKTPDFIYEATDETRTALANIIPENANQPYDIRDVINETIDEESFYEVHKNFAENIVVGFARLAGRSIGIVANQPAYLAGVLDIHSSQKAARFVRFCDSFNIPLLVFEDVPGFLPGTDQEWNAIITNGAKLLYAFCEATVPRVTVITRKAYGGAYDVMNSKHIGADMNFAWPTAEIAVMGAKGAAEIIFKKDIDKAANPAQALVEKEKEYADLFANPYRAAERGFIDEVILPEETRSKLIKAFKMLENKVVNLPRKKHGNIPL